A stretch of the Mycobacteroides immunogenum genome encodes the following:
- a CDS encoding non-ribosomal peptide synthetase codes for MTGTEQQPQIEDVLALSPLQEGFFALSQLADESVDLYSMQFVADIDGGLDVELLHRSAQAMLTRHPNLRAAFWDRGLPKPVQIVPTHADIPWEVRAAQPAQFDEIALSERLRPFDLGKGPAIRIVLLTVPGESRHRMIVTSHHILMDGWAIAIFFTELLAAYQADGSIDGLPAVRPYRDYIAWLNAQDTTAATDRWTRYLSTVSGPLMLGDGTVAAHDSVPEKSQFLLTAEETVRLRQWAAGNGLTLNTVTAFAWALILGRLTDRTDVVFGTIVSGRPKELPDVERMVGLFINSVPMVHHIDYSAPVVEQCVQMQREAAAMRDIGYLSLSALQRAEGSAALFDTLFVFENAPIGDAAQEMQMADGTRFRPVEMESLAHYPVTVVSHMHGEALLVLIEAIPDALPHISGASIGERLVSVLRQLPQIGTGTPDVLDVLTAHERSEIAVSASAADQSATSVWELFERQVQAHPESLALVVDAQTRFTYAQLHAAAARLCAELVDRGVAPETTVALALPRSADSIIAILAVLAAGAAYVPVDIGLPAARIESILRQSDPKLVVAVGEHRGIADGGYQILRLDDPATSERISGRPGTLPTVAVHRDQSAYLIFTSGSTGEPKGVIGTHSALMSYFADHRERVYRPATARLGRKLRIAHAWSLSFDASWQPMIGLLDGHTVHLFDAEAMRDASRLVRGMAEHGVDMIDTTPSMLAQLSAVGLLDRELAVLALGGEAIETALWDRLRSLHGTAVYNCYGPTETTVEAVVAAVKDYPAPTIGTPNQGMTGYVLDSRLRPVPDGAVGELYLAGAQLARGYAGKPAVTAGAFVADPQRPGRRMYRTGDLVRRLPHGGFAYLGRADSQVKIRGYRVEVGEIESALRVQPGVQTAAVSVVRRAGGATLVGFVVPQQEVSGFDPVRTQMRLAERLPSYMMPSRLVVLPRLPVTVNGKLDGTALERLALDALSGGAAEGETTQPATATECALCECCAELFDGAAPGIDDDFFSLGVDSIVAISLVNKARKRELMITPRMVLAAPTIRQLAALIDDRASRGQMDSLVEEADYGEVPPLPVVSWMLESGSYRRFALSVLLRLPDGISRADLEVQLQTLLDGHDMLRSTLVDTPDGPRVVTREPGTVRAQTIVERVELPVAEQAGAVVTATAREVFDKLDPRTGSMVRAAWLASPDQEDMLLLSVHHLAIDVVSWHIALADLAESWRTVESGGVPKASTEFTSYRHWSQLMVQRASTDEVRAQRSYWSAQVSGPDPVLGARGVDPARDTWDTLRTNRVATPVEVTRQLLSSLSSKDGVRGFLLAALAVTVASWRMERGQDPGAGTLVSMEGHGRIDNVADADTTGTVGWFNNIFPARIGSGDLALDIDRVEQEPDSVRALLDSVADHLAGIPYEGLDYGLLRYVEGWEELRSAADPQIQFNYLGRMDMSGISDQPWSVITDSRNLAVPTNSEPDLPLRFGINISVAVTSTADGAQLVANWLWSSALFSTSDADRLAELWQRSVAALAAVAAR; via the coding sequence ATGACGGGTACCGAGCAACAGCCTCAGATTGAGGACGTGCTGGCGCTGAGTCCGCTGCAGGAGGGGTTCTTCGCGCTTTCCCAGCTCGCCGATGAGAGTGTCGATCTGTACAGCATGCAGTTCGTCGCTGATATCGACGGAGGGCTGGATGTTGAACTGTTGCACCGCAGCGCACAGGCGATGCTGACACGGCATCCGAACCTGCGTGCTGCCTTCTGGGATCGCGGGCTGCCCAAACCGGTGCAGATCGTGCCCACCCATGCGGACATCCCCTGGGAGGTACGTGCCGCGCAGCCCGCGCAGTTCGACGAGATCGCATTGAGCGAGCGTCTTCGGCCATTTGATCTGGGTAAGGGTCCGGCGATCCGGATTGTGCTGCTCACGGTGCCCGGTGAATCCCGGCATCGAATGATCGTCACCAGCCATCACATCCTGATGGACGGTTGGGCGATCGCCATCTTCTTCACCGAGTTGCTGGCCGCGTACCAGGCGGACGGATCCATCGACGGACTGCCCGCGGTACGTCCGTACCGCGACTACATCGCGTGGCTTAACGCGCAGGACACCACCGCGGCGACAGACCGCTGGACGCGCTACCTGAGTACGGTGTCCGGACCGCTCATGCTTGGCGATGGAACCGTCGCCGCACACGACAGCGTGCCCGAGAAGTCGCAATTCCTTTTGACAGCAGAGGAAACCGTGCGGCTTCGGCAGTGGGCAGCCGGCAACGGTCTCACCCTGAACACCGTGACGGCGTTCGCCTGGGCACTGATTCTCGGCAGACTGACCGATCGAACCGATGTCGTTTTCGGAACCATCGTGTCCGGCCGTCCGAAGGAACTGCCCGACGTCGAACGCATGGTGGGGCTTTTCATCAACTCCGTGCCCATGGTGCATCACATCGACTACTCGGCCCCGGTGGTCGAGCAGTGCGTGCAGATGCAACGTGAGGCAGCCGCGATGCGTGACATCGGGTACCTGAGCCTGTCCGCTCTGCAACGCGCGGAGGGCAGCGCCGCGCTGTTCGACACGCTGTTCGTGTTCGAGAACGCGCCCATCGGAGATGCGGCCCAAGAGATGCAGATGGCCGATGGGACACGCTTTCGCCCGGTCGAGATGGAGAGTTTAGCCCACTATCCGGTGACCGTTGTTTCGCATATGCATGGCGAGGCGCTGTTGGTACTGATCGAGGCGATTCCTGATGCGCTGCCCCATATTTCGGGTGCCAGTATCGGCGAGCGACTGGTTTCGGTACTGCGCCAGCTGCCGCAGATCGGAACCGGGACACCAGATGTGCTCGACGTCCTGACCGCGCACGAGCGGTCCGAGATCGCCGTCAGTGCCTCGGCGGCCGATCAGTCGGCGACATCGGTGTGGGAGCTGTTCGAGCGGCAGGTGCAGGCGCACCCCGAGTCGCTCGCGCTGGTGGTGGATGCCCAGACGCGTTTTACGTATGCGCAACTGCATGCCGCGGCGGCACGGTTGTGCGCGGAACTTGTGGACCGTGGGGTCGCTCCGGAAACAACGGTGGCGCTGGCACTTCCACGTTCGGCTGACTCGATTATCGCCATTCTGGCGGTCCTTGCGGCGGGTGCCGCCTATGTGCCGGTCGATATCGGGCTACCTGCCGCAAGAATAGAATCGATTCTGCGGCAGTCTGATCCAAAGCTTGTCGTCGCGGTCGGTGAGCATCGCGGTATCGCCGACGGTGGATACCAGATCCTGCGGCTGGATGACCCGGCGACGTCCGAACGCATCTCCGGGCGCCCCGGCACGCTGCCGACCGTGGCGGTGCACCGCGATCAGAGTGCGTACCTGATCTTCACCTCCGGATCGACGGGGGAGCCGAAGGGTGTGATCGGTACTCACAGCGCCCTGATGAGTTACTTCGCCGACCACCGCGAGCGCGTGTATCGGCCCGCCACGGCGCGGCTGGGCCGCAAACTCCGCATCGCCCATGCTTGGTCGCTGAGCTTCGACGCCTCCTGGCAGCCGATGATCGGGTTATTGGACGGGCATACCGTGCACCTCTTCGATGCCGAGGCGATGAGAGACGCAAGCCGGCTCGTGCGAGGCATGGCCGAGCACGGTGTCGACATGATCGACACCACCCCCTCGATGCTGGCGCAGTTGTCCGCTGTGGGGCTGCTCGATCGGGAACTCGCGGTGCTGGCTCTCGGCGGTGAGGCCATCGAGACGGCGCTGTGGGATCGGCTGCGTTCGTTGCACGGTACCGCCGTCTACAACTGCTACGGCCCCACCGAAACGACGGTCGAGGCGGTAGTGGCCGCGGTGAAGGACTATCCGGCACCGACTATCGGAACGCCGAACCAGGGCATGACGGGGTACGTGTTGGATTCGCGCCTGCGTCCGGTGCCCGACGGTGCCGTGGGTGAGCTGTATCTCGCCGGGGCACAGTTGGCGCGCGGCTACGCGGGTAAGCCCGCGGTGACGGCGGGTGCTTTCGTGGCGGATCCCCAGCGGCCGGGCAGACGGATGTACCGCACAGGGGATTTGGTGCGCAGGCTTCCTCACGGAGGTTTCGCATATCTGGGCCGGGCCGACTCGCAGGTAAAGATTCGTGGCTATCGAGTCGAGGTCGGTGAGATCGAATCGGCACTGCGGGTTCAACCGGGGGTGCAGACCGCGGCGGTATCGGTGGTGCGGCGCGCGGGCGGTGCGACCCTGGTGGGATTTGTGGTTCCCCAACAGGAAGTCTCCGGCTTCGACCCGGTGCGCACCCAGATGAGGCTTGCCGAAAGGCTTCCGTCGTACATGATGCCCTCGCGCCTGGTCGTGCTTCCGCGCCTGCCGGTCACCGTCAACGGGAAGCTGGATGGGACGGCGTTGGAGCGACTCGCGCTCGACGCGCTGTCCGGGGGCGCCGCCGAAGGCGAGACCACCCAACCGGCCACCGCAACCGAATGCGCGCTGTGTGAATGCTGCGCCGAGCTGTTCGACGGTGCGGCTCCGGGTATCGATGACGATTTCTTCTCGCTCGGGGTGGATAGCATCGTCGCGATCTCATTGGTCAACAAGGCGCGCAAGCGAGAGCTGATGATTACTCCGCGCATGGTGCTGGCCGCACCGACGATCAGGCAGCTTGCCGCCTTGATCGACGACAGAGCAAGCCGTGGCCAGATGGATTCCCTTGTGGAAGAAGCTGATTACGGTGAGGTGCCACCGCTCCCGGTCGTGTCGTGGATGCTCGAGAGCGGGAGCTATCGGAGATTTGCGCTCTCGGTGTTGCTGAGGCTGCCGGACGGAATCTCCCGTGCGGACCTCGAAGTGCAGCTGCAGACATTGCTCGATGGTCACGACATGCTGCGTTCGACGCTGGTGGATACGCCCGATGGACCCCGTGTGGTGACGCGGGAACCGGGAACGGTGCGGGCGCAGACCATCGTGGAGCGGGTGGAGTTGCCCGTGGCCGAGCAGGCCGGTGCGGTTGTCACTGCCACCGCGCGTGAGGTATTCGATAAATTGGACCCGCGAACGGGCTCCATGGTTCGGGCGGCGTGGTTGGCGAGCCCGGACCAGGAGGACATGCTGCTGCTGTCGGTACACCATCTCGCGATCGATGTCGTGTCATGGCATATCGCACTGGCCGACCTGGCCGAGTCCTGGCGGACCGTCGAGTCTGGCGGCGTTCCCAAGGCTTCGACGGAGTTCACGTCCTATCGGCACTGGAGTCAGCTGATGGTGCAACGGGCCAGCACAGATGAGGTGCGGGCCCAACGTTCTTATTGGTCCGCGCAGGTTTCCGGACCGGACCCGGTTCTGGGGGCGCGCGGTGTCGACCCGGCGCGCGATACCTGGGACACTTTGCGGACGAACCGAGTTGCCACGCCGGTGGAGGTGACCAGGCAGCTGCTGTCGTCGTTGAGCAGCAAGGACGGCGTACGCGGATTCTTGTTGGCCGCCTTGGCGGTTACCGTTGCTAGCTGGCGCATGGAGCGCGGGCAGGACCCGGGCGCGGGCACGCTGGTGTCGATGGAGGGACATGGTCGCATCGACAATGTGGCAGACGCGGACACCACCGGCACCGTGGGTTGGTTCAACAACATCTTCCCGGCGCGTATCGGCTCCGGGGATCTCGCTCTGGATATCGACAGGGTTGAACAGGAACCGGATTCGGTCCGCGCTCTTCTCGACTCTGTAGCCGATCACCTGGCCGGAATCCCCTACGAGGGCCTGGATTACGGGTTGTTGCGCTACGTCGAAGGGTGGGAGGAGCTGCGCTCGGCGGCAGACCCGCAGATCCAGTTCAACTATTTGGGACGTATGGACATGAGCGGGATCTCCGATCAGCCGTGGTCGGTCATCACGGATTCGCGAAATCTCGCGGTACCCACCAACTCGGAGCCCGATCTTCCGCTGCGGTTCGGTATCAACATCTCGGTAGCCGTGACCAGTACCGCGGATGGTGCCCAACTTGTCGCGAATTGGCTGTGGAGTTCAGCGCTTTTCAGTACATCGGACGCCGATCGGTTGGCAGAACTGTGGCAGCGCAGTGTGGCTGCGCTCGCTGCGGTGGCAGCCCGCTAG
- a CDS encoding non-ribosomal peptide synthetase → MNSETAAQSTGGVVLSRDEIKAAVADLVGIAQGEISDADDLIALGLDSIRMMTLAGGWRKRGSRITFAQLAAAPSVESWYALLSGADADEPPAPAPGIDEAGAQDEDAPFPLATMQHAYWIGRSEDQELGGVAAHLYVEFDGGVIDPERLRLAVEQLVKRHPMLRTKFLPDGTQHTLPEPGRDVFSVVDLRGHAPEQIDAALAELRENKTHQRLAIEDGQVLDVTLTLRDENSSRLHLDVDMLAGDAMSYRILVSDLAALYHGAAQPELQYTYRRYRVEDRGDASAYDSDRLWWQERLENLPGAPELPVVPVTERRDQHRTVRYDYWLEPQAKEQLLAAAHRRGITPAMAMAAVFAETIGGWSAQSRFLLNVPLFHRESLHPDVDKIIGDFTSSIMLEVDLTEDMSVADRARALQHNMYESGAHSAYPGLNVLRDLGRHRGEPVLAPIVYTSALNLGELFADAVMQTFGEPVWIISQGPQVLLDAQVTEVRGGLLLNWDVREAAFPQGMVDAMFERYTDAVSALCTGDGGWNADAAVRLPAAQAQVRQAVNATDGAVTGRRLHEGFFDTAKIHPAAPAVVWGFGDDDGVWTYGDLAAGALAVAGALRAHGVRQGDSVAVQLPKGREQILAVLGVLAAGAVYVPIGFDQPAQRRATILETGGITMALTTDGSDMPCDHLPIDVARRYPEPLAAPVLPEASQVAYVLFTSGSTGTPKGVDVSHAAAMNTIDALNDEFEVVSSDRALGLSALEFDLSVYDIFGMFSVGAAVVAVDAAQRAEATIWVELLRRHRVSIINCVPGLLDMILEIGGSELGDSLRAVILGGDWVSSDLARRLAAQVPGCRFTGLGGATEAAIHSTICEVVGEPPEHWATVPFGVPLRNVRCRVVSHAGRDCLDWVPGELWIGGASVADGYRNDPERTAERFVEHDGLRWYRTGDLARYWPDGTVEFLGRADHQVKIRGYRVELGEVESALRLVPGVRHAVATIVGGDAPSLVAAVSGTPDPAADYPALLADLLPVYMIPARVELLEQMPLTSNGKMDRRAVTAVLEKVSTASTDSGPRHDLDAALVDLAAGVLGVKTLGVHDDFFAQGGDSVLATAVIARVRDWLSVDHALVGDFFATRTIAGLADRLLRREAENGTPDRLEVVAGHYLEIAAMTDEEILAGTS, encoded by the coding sequence ATGAATTCAGAAACGGCAGCCCAGTCCACTGGTGGTGTGGTGTTGAGCAGGGATGAGATCAAGGCCGCGGTTGCCGATCTGGTCGGCATCGCGCAGGGCGAGATCTCGGATGCGGACGACCTCATCGCTCTCGGGCTGGATTCCATCCGGATGATGACATTGGCCGGTGGTTGGCGTAAACGCGGCAGCCGCATCACCTTTGCGCAGCTGGCCGCCGCGCCCTCTGTCGAATCGTGGTATGCGCTGCTCAGCGGTGCCGATGCCGATGAACCGCCCGCTCCCGCGCCGGGAATCGATGAAGCCGGCGCCCAGGACGAGGATGCGCCGTTCCCGCTGGCCACCATGCAGCACGCGTACTGGATCGGCCGCTCGGAGGATCAAGAGCTCGGTGGGGTCGCGGCCCACCTCTACGTGGAATTCGATGGCGGGGTAATCGATCCCGAACGCCTACGCCTGGCGGTGGAGCAGTTGGTGAAGCGGCATCCGATGCTGCGCACCAAGTTTCTCCCGGACGGCACGCAGCACACCCTGCCCGAACCGGGGCGTGATGTGTTCAGTGTGGTGGACCTGCGTGGGCACGCACCCGAGCAGATCGACGCGGCGCTGGCGGAGCTTCGGGAGAACAAGACGCATCAGCGCTTGGCAATCGAGGACGGTCAGGTGCTCGATGTGACCCTGACCCTGCGCGACGAGAACAGCAGTCGGCTACATCTGGATGTCGACATGCTGGCCGGCGACGCGATGAGCTACCGGATTCTGGTATCCGATTTGGCGGCGCTGTATCACGGTGCCGCACAACCAGAGTTGCAGTACACCTACCGGAGATATCGCGTCGAGGACCGTGGTGACGCGTCGGCGTACGACAGCGATCGCCTGTGGTGGCAGGAACGATTGGAGAATCTGCCGGGGGCTCCGGAATTGCCGGTGGTGCCGGTGACCGAACGCAGGGATCAGCATCGCACGGTCCGCTATGACTATTGGCTGGAACCGCAGGCCAAGGAGCAGCTGTTGGCGGCCGCTCACCGGCGCGGGATCACCCCGGCGATGGCGATGGCGGCAGTCTTCGCCGAGACCATCGGCGGCTGGTCGGCGCAGAGCCGGTTTCTGCTGAATGTGCCGCTGTTCCATCGCGAATCATTGCACCCCGATGTTGACAAGATCATTGGCGATTTCACGTCCTCGATCATGCTCGAGGTGGACCTGACAGAAGACATGTCGGTGGCCGATCGTGCCCGCGCGCTGCAGCACAACATGTATGAGAGCGGCGCACATTCGGCGTATCCGGGATTGAATGTGCTGCGCGATCTCGGTAGGCACCGGGGCGAGCCGGTGCTGGCGCCGATCGTCTACACCAGCGCGCTGAATCTGGGGGAGCTGTTCGCCGATGCGGTGATGCAGACCTTCGGAGAGCCGGTGTGGATCATCTCGCAGGGGCCGCAGGTGCTGCTGGACGCGCAGGTCACCGAGGTGCGCGGCGGGCTGTTGCTGAACTGGGATGTGCGGGAAGCGGCATTTCCGCAGGGCATGGTCGATGCCATGTTCGAGCGATACACCGATGCTGTGTCCGCGTTGTGCACCGGCGACGGCGGCTGGAATGCCGATGCGGCAGTGCGGCTTCCGGCCGCACAGGCGCAAGTGCGGCAGGCGGTCAACGCCACCGATGGTGCGGTGACCGGCCGCCGTTTGCACGAGGGTTTCTTCGATACCGCAAAAATCCACCCCGCTGCGCCGGCAGTGGTGTGGGGCTTCGGCGATGACGACGGTGTGTGGACCTACGGAGATCTGGCCGCGGGCGCGCTGGCCGTTGCCGGTGCGCTGCGGGCGCATGGGGTGCGACAGGGCGATTCGGTCGCCGTCCAGCTGCCGAAGGGCCGCGAGCAGATTCTCGCGGTGCTCGGGGTGCTGGCCGCGGGCGCTGTTTATGTACCCATCGGGTTTGACCAGCCGGCTCAACGCCGCGCCACCATCCTCGAAACGGGTGGTATCACCATGGCGTTGACCACGGACGGCTCTGATATGCCCTGTGATCACCTCCCGATCGACGTGGCCCGTCGCTACCCGGAGCCGCTCGCGGCGCCGGTGTTGCCCGAGGCGTCGCAGGTCGCCTACGTCTTGTTCACCTCGGGCTCGACCGGTACCCCCAAGGGGGTCGACGTCTCCCATGCGGCCGCGATGAACACGATCGACGCCCTGAACGACGAGTTCGAAGTGGTCTCGTCGGATCGCGCACTCGGATTGTCGGCGCTCGAGTTCGATCTATCTGTGTACGACATCTTCGGGATGTTCTCGGTAGGTGCTGCTGTCGTCGCTGTGGATGCCGCGCAGCGCGCCGAGGCCACCATCTGGGTGGAACTACTGCGGCGCCATCGGGTGTCGATCATCAACTGCGTGCCCGGTCTACTGGACATGATTTTGGAGATCGGCGGCAGCGAGCTGGGCGATTCGTTGCGGGCGGTCATCCTGGGTGGCGACTGGGTGAGCTCTGATCTGGCACGCAGACTTGCCGCACAGGTTCCGGGCTGCCGCTTCACGGGACTCGGTGGGGCGACCGAGGCCGCCATTCACAGCACGATTTGTGAAGTGGTGGGCGAGCCGCCGGAGCACTGGGCGACGGTTCCTTTCGGTGTTCCGTTGCGCAATGTGCGGTGCCGGGTGGTGTCGCATGCGGGTCGCGACTGTCTCGACTGGGTGCCGGGTGAACTATGGATCGGCGGTGCCAGCGTCGCCGACGGATACCGCAACGACCCCGAGCGCACCGCGGAGCGCTTCGTCGAACACGACGGACTGCGGTGGTATCGCACAGGTGATCTGGCCAGGTATTGGCCCGACGGAACCGTCGAATTCTTGGGCCGTGCGGATCATCAGGTGAAGATCCGGGGATACCGGGTGGAACTGGGCGAGGTGGAGAGCGCACTGCGTCTCGTTCCCGGTGTGCGCCATGCGGTTGCGACCATCGTCGGTGGTGATGCGCCGAGTCTTGTTGCCGCGGTGTCGGGTACGCCGGATCCCGCCGCCGACTACCCGGCGCTGCTGGCCGATCTGCTTCCGGTGTACATGATTCCAGCTCGCGTCGAGCTGCTGGAGCAGATGCCGCTGACTTCGAACGGGAAGATGGATCGACGCGCGGTCACCGCAGTGCTGGAGAAGGTGAGCACCGCGAGCACCGACTCGGGGCCACGACACGACCTGGACGCCGCACTCGTGGATCTGGCAGCAGGTGTGCTGGGTGTGAAAACTCTTGGCGTGCATGATGATTTCTTTGCTCAAGGTGGAGACTCGGTGTTGGCCACAGCGGTGATCGCACGAGTGCGTGACTGGCT